A section of the Cutibacterium granulosum genome encodes:
- the rplA gene encoding 50S ribosomal protein L1, translating to MKRSKAYRAAAEKRNPDQLYSPDEALRLVKENASAKFDESIDVAVRLGVDPKKADQMVRGTVNLPNGTGKTARVLVFATGEKADAAREAGADEVGDDELIAKVQGGYLDFDSVVATPDMMGKVGRLGRVLGPRGLMPNPKTGTVTMDVAKAVADIKGGKIEFRVDRYANLHFLIGKASFDADKLVENYRAALDEILRLKPSAAKGRYLRKIAVSSTMGPSVQIDPADVKVAN from the coding sequence ATGAAGCGCAGCAAGGCTTACCGGGCAGCCGCCGAGAAGCGAAACCCGGATCAGCTCTACAGCCCTGACGAGGCACTCCGCCTGGTCAAGGAGAACGCGTCGGCGAAGTTCGACGAGTCCATCGATGTCGCGGTCCGTCTCGGGGTCGACCCCAAGAAGGCCGACCAGATGGTTCGTGGCACTGTCAACCTCCCCAACGGCACTGGTAAGACGGCTCGGGTCCTCGTCTTCGCCACCGGTGAGAAGGCCGATGCAGCCCGCGAGGCGGGCGCCGATGAGGTCGGTGACGACGAGCTCATCGCCAAGGTCCAGGGCGGGTACTTGGACTTCGACTCCGTCGTGGCAACCCCGGACATGATGGGCAAGGTCGGTCGTCTCGGCCGCGTCCTCGGTCCCCGTGGCCTCATGCCGAACCCCAAGACCGGCACCGTGACCATGGACGTCGCCAAGGCCGTCGCAGACATCAAGGGCGGCAAGATCGAGTTCCGTGTGGACCGGTACGCCAACCTGCACTTCCTCATCGGCAAGGCCTCCTTCGACGCCGACAAGCTGGTGGAGAACTACCGTGCCGCCCTCGACGAGATCCTGCGTCTCAAGCCGTCGGCCGCCAAGGGGCGTTACCTGCGCAAGATCGCCGTCTCCTCGACCATGGGGCCGAGCGTGCAGATCGATCCTGCCGACGTCAAGGTTGCCAACTGA
- a CDS encoding aminotransferase class I/II-fold pyridoxal phosphate-dependent enzyme, producing the protein MTTDLTQMSPEELQDVLDEQRRLHTELVAQELNLNITRGKPAPEQLDLNRHMLDMDVPTKSADGTDVRNYGGNRGLVDIRQIFAELLNVDLEDIIAGDNSSLALMHDFLTFAMLHKLPGAKGRWADQQIKFIAPVPGYDRHFTLCEHLGVEMLPIELGEHGPDMDEVERLAADPQVKGMWVVPMYSNPNGAVYDETTVRRLMEMPAAPDFRILWDNAYGLHHLTDNEIQPLPVLRMAQEAGNPDRVLEFASTSKITHAGDGIAFLASSKGNLEFYLAHAGVRKIGPDKVNQMRHAAYFKDAEGVRSLMRRHRELLAPKFHLVERTLRARLGGTGVATWTQPEGGYFVNLTVMDGTATRVVELAKEAGIALTPAGSSHPLHQDPRNRFIRLSPSFPSQGELSQAMDGVATCVLVAAAEKLLGKN; encoded by the coding sequence ATGACCACCGATTTGACGCAGATGTCTCCCGAGGAACTCCAGGACGTCCTGGACGAGCAGCGCCGCCTGCACACCGAGCTCGTCGCCCAGGAGCTCAACCTCAACATCACCCGGGGCAAGCCAGCCCCCGAGCAGCTCGACCTCAACCGGCACATGCTCGACATGGACGTGCCCACCAAATCCGCCGATGGCACCGATGTGCGAAACTACGGCGGCAACCGCGGTCTGGTCGACATCCGGCAGATCTTCGCCGAGCTGCTCAACGTCGATCTCGAGGACATCATCGCTGGCGACAACTCCAGCCTGGCCCTCATGCACGACTTCCTCACCTTCGCCATGCTGCACAAGCTGCCAGGAGCGAAGGGCCGATGGGCCGATCAGCAGATCAAGTTCATTGCCCCAGTTCCCGGCTACGATCGCCATTTCACGCTGTGCGAACATCTGGGTGTCGAGATGCTTCCCATCGAGCTGGGGGAGCATGGTCCCGACATGGACGAGGTGGAGAGGCTGGCCGCGGATCCGCAGGTCAAGGGCATGTGGGTCGTGCCGATGTACTCCAATCCCAACGGTGCCGTCTACGACGAGACAACCGTGCGTCGCCTCATGGAGATGCCGGCCGCTCCCGACTTCCGCATCTTGTGGGACAATGCCTACGGTCTGCACCATCTCACCGACAACGAGATCCAGCCGCTGCCGGTGCTCAGGATGGCTCAGGAAGCTGGCAATCCTGATCGCGTCCTGGAGTTCGCCTCGACCTCCAAGATCACCCACGCCGGTGACGGAATAGCCTTCCTGGCCTCGTCCAAGGGCAATCTCGAGTTCTACCTGGCCCACGCCGGGGTGCGCAAGATTGGTCCGGACAAGGTCAACCAGATGCGCCATGCCGCGTACTTCAAGGATGCCGAGGGGGTACGTTCCCTCATGCGGCGGCATCGCGAACTCCTGGCCCCCAAGTTCCATCTGGTGGAGCGCACCCTCCGAGCACGTCTGGGGGGAACCGGAGTTGCCACATGGACCCAGCCGGAGGGTGGCTACTTCGTCAACCTCACCGTCATGGACGGCACGGCCACCCGGGTCGTCGAGCTGGCGAAGGAAGCTGGAATTGCCCTCACCCCGGCTGGTTCCTCACATCCGCTGCACCAGGATCCACGGAACCGATTCATTCGACTCTCACCATCCTTCCCGAGCCAGGGAGAACTCTCCCAGGCGATGGATGGAGTGGCCACGTGCGTGCTTGTCGCTGCAGCCGAGAAACTCCTGGGCAAGAACTGA
- a CDS encoding type II toxin-antitoxin system PemK/MazF family toxin, with the protein MIMREICLARMDRTRPVVVLTREVSRQAMTKVTVAPVTSTIKGLCSEVRVGKANGLDHESAIALDNVLTIPVDRLGRSIGFLTPDQEKALARAFVMAYDLELPVA; encoded by the coding sequence ATGATCATGCGTGAGATCTGTCTGGCTCGGATGGACAGGACTCGACCCGTTGTCGTCCTCACCCGTGAAGTGTCCCGTCAGGCAATGACCAAGGTCACCGTTGCTCCAGTCACGTCGACCATCAAGGGGCTGTGCAGCGAGGTACGCGTCGGCAAGGCCAACGGTCTTGACCATGAGTCCGCGATTGCCCTGGACAATGTGTTGACGATCCCGGTGGATCGGCTCGGCCGAAGCATTGGTTTTCTCACCCCGGATCAGGAGAAGGCTCTTGCCCGTGCCTTCGTCATGGCATATGACCTTGAGCTTCCAGTGGCCTGA
- the secE gene encoding preprotein translocase subunit SecE, whose amino-acid sequence MRHEQRPDGDEVNTSPEYGTDARGEDLAHAGEAPGEDYTVVDDEAEELTNASDEVDSTPDRGDPEDMVVDDPQQLSEAEAVARRARSSRPQRRDGAKSSAGSDSPRRGAARRSDRSGADSSNGAKDLKTARRSRTSAKGTDAPQRTMTTAPVRRKKAQAAKNDEHKRANPIEFCKQSVAELKKVKWLSSQDLGQYFVVVLVFVLVVIAYVSGLDVLFGWLLIKLFGQ is encoded by the coding sequence GTGAGACACGAGCAGCGACCTGACGGAGACGAGGTGAACACCTCTCCCGAGTACGGAACTGACGCCCGGGGCGAAGATCTTGCCCATGCTGGTGAGGCACCGGGTGAGGATTACACGGTCGTCGACGATGAAGCTGAGGAGCTCACGAACGCCAGCGACGAGGTGGATTCCACCCCGGATCGTGGTGATCCCGAGGACATGGTCGTCGATGATCCCCAGCAGCTGAGTGAGGCCGAGGCGGTTGCCCGTCGGGCCCGCTCGAGCCGGCCGCAGCGGCGGGACGGGGCCAAGAGTTCTGCTGGCTCCGATTCGCCACGCCGAGGCGCTGCCAGGCGATCCGACCGTTCCGGCGCGGACTCCTCGAACGGGGCCAAGGATTTGAAGACTGCGCGGCGGTCTCGCACCTCCGCCAAGGGGACCGATGCCCCGCAGCGCACGATGACCACCGCTCCGGTGCGTCGCAAGAAGGCGCAGGCAGCCAAGAACGACGAGCACAAGCGCGCCAACCCGATCGAGTTCTGCAAGCAGTCCGTCGCGGAGCTCAAGAAGGTCAAGTGGCTCAGCAGTCAGGATCTGGGACAGTACTTCGTCGTCGTCCTGGTCTTCGTGCTGGTCGTCATTGCCTATGTTAGTGGCTTGGACGTCCTCTTCGGCTGGCTTCTGATTAAACTGTTTGGCCAGTGA
- the nusG gene encoding transcription termination/antitermination protein NusG, translated as MSDTPNVSDSTAGDDIELNLDALAPEESHDDDVDLNLDALAPDKDDEHTDEAPLNLDFDADSKEESSEEKLGDSDIARNLGLGQDADDEQQDSAGEEEQSADNQDAVDEAVAKLRDDLDMKFGQWYVLHTYSGMENKVKQNLDARVQNFNMEDYIYETVVPTEEVVEIRNGVRKTITRVFMPGYVLVRMDLTEESWGTVRHTPSVTGFVGNAMDPIPLTQDEVVKMLTPSVIAQVNHDMAGQAPSPKAKRKVEVADYEVGESVQIIEGPFAGVPAVIDEINVNSQRVKASVEILGRSTPVDLEFNQIRKD; from the coding sequence GTGAGTGACACCCCAAATGTTTCCGACTCCACTGCAGGCGATGACATCGAACTCAACCTCGATGCTCTGGCACCTGAGGAGTCCCATGACGACGACGTGGACCTCAATCTCGATGCCCTCGCTCCTGACAAGGATGACGAGCATACCGATGAGGCCCCGCTGAACCTCGACTTCGACGCCGACTCCAAGGAGGAGTCCAGCGAGGAGAAGCTCGGCGATTCCGACATCGCCCGCAACCTCGGTCTGGGCCAGGACGCCGATGACGAGCAGCAGGATTCCGCCGGTGAGGAGGAGCAGTCGGCGGACAATCAGGATGCCGTCGACGAGGCCGTGGCCAAGCTGCGCGATGACCTCGACATGAAGTTCGGCCAGTGGTACGTACTGCACACCTACTCCGGCATGGAGAACAAGGTGAAGCAGAATCTCGACGCCCGAGTGCAGAACTTCAACATGGAGGACTACATCTACGAGACGGTCGTCCCCACCGAAGAGGTGGTCGAGATCCGCAATGGAGTTCGCAAGACCATCACCCGCGTGTTCATGCCCGGTTACGTCCTGGTGCGGATGGACCTCACCGAGGAGTCGTGGGGCACCGTGCGACACACCCCGTCGGTGACCGGATTCGTCGGCAATGCCATGGATCCCATCCCGCTCACCCAGGACGAGGTCGTCAAGATGCTCACGCCATCGGTCATCGCCCAGGTGAACCATGACATGGCAGGCCAGGCACCCTCGCCCAAGGCCAAGCGCAAGGTTGAGGTTGCCGATTACGAGGTGGGCGAGTCGGTGCAGATCATCGAGGGTCCCTTTGCCGGCGTCCCGGCCGTCATCGACGAGATCAACGTCAACAGCCAGCGGGTCAAGGCGTCGGTGGAGATCCTGGGTCGGTCCACCCCGGTCGATCTGGAGTTCAACCAGATTCGCAAGGACTGA
- the rpoB gene encoding DNA-directed RNA polymerase subunit beta: MAATRTASKNTNVISPESGRISFAKIHEPLEVPNLLDLQVESFNWLVGNEIWQSHVEEALAQGRTDINTKSGLEEIFEEISPIEDYSETMSLSFRDHRFEDPKHTLDECKDRDSTYSAPLFVTAEFTNNETGEIKSQTVFIGDFPLMTPKGTFIIGGTERVVVSQLVRSPGVYFERNADKTSDKDIYSCKVIPSRGAWLEFEIDKRDTVGVRLDRKRKQNVTIFLKALGWTPERILEEFGEYESIRQTLEKDHGVDSQDQALLDIYKKLRPGEPPSRDAAQQLLENYYFNSKRYDLAKVGRYKVNKKLGLSLPFDQQVLTIDDIVAAIHYICALHEGTETLPREDHDDIVVEADDIDHFGNRRLRTVGELIQNQLRTGLGRMERVVRDRMTTQDIEAITPQTLINIRPVTAAIKEFFGTSQLSQFMDQNNPLAEMTHRRRLSALGPGGLSRDRAGMEVRDVHPSHYGRMCPIETPEGPNIGLIGSLASFARVNAFGFIETPYRRVIDGKVTDVVDYLTADEEDRYIIAQANASLTDEGHFANDRVLVRKRHGEADEVPNDEVDYMDVSPRQMVSVGSALIPFLEHDDASRALMGANMQRQAVPLIRTQAPLVGTGMEYDCAVDGGEVTLAEKPGSVLSVSADLIDIACDDGTYQTYRLDKFRRSNAGTCVNQRPIVKAGQRVEVGTPLADGPSTDNGELALGRNVLAAFMPWHGLNYEDAIIISQRIVSDDVLTSIHIEEHEVDARDTKLGAEEITRDIPNVSEDMLANLDENGIVRIGAHVGTGDILVGKVTPKGETELTPEERLLRAIFGEKAREVRDTSLKVPHGEEGVVIGVRIFDAENGDDELAPGVNQMVRVYVAQKRKVTIGDKLAGRHGNKGVISKVLPVEDMPFLADGTPVDIILNPLGVPSRMNVGQVLEMHLGWIAHSGWDITQTEGDWAERLREVGLVDVPADSRLATPVFDGATEEEIQGLLDNGRPNRDGEKLISSEGKTQLFDGRTGEPFPQEVGVGYMYMLKLHHLVDDKIHARSTGPYSMITQQPLGGKAQFGGQRFGEMEVWAMEAYGAAWALQELLTIKSDDVPGRVKVYEAIVKGENIPEPGIPESFKVLVKEMKSLCLNVEVLNSEGQEIDLREPDEDTRSNLGIDLSRRPGADNALAD; the protein is encoded by the coding sequence TTGGCCGCCACGCGCACCGCGTCGAAGAACACCAACGTCATCTCTCCAGAGAGCGGGCGAATCTCGTTCGCGAAGATTCATGAGCCGCTCGAGGTTCCGAACCTGCTGGATCTGCAGGTTGAGTCATTCAACTGGCTCGTCGGCAACGAGATATGGCAGTCGCACGTCGAGGAGGCCCTTGCCCAAGGGCGCACCGACATCAACACGAAGTCCGGGCTGGAGGAGATCTTCGAGGAGATTTCGCCCATCGAGGACTACTCGGAGACGATGTCGCTGTCATTCCGTGACCACCGCTTCGAAGATCCCAAGCACACCCTCGACGAGTGCAAGGATCGCGACAGCACGTACTCCGCGCCGCTCTTCGTCACGGCCGAGTTCACCAACAACGAGACCGGCGAGATCAAGTCGCAGACCGTCTTCATCGGTGATTTCCCACTCATGACCCCCAAGGGCACCTTCATCATCGGCGGCACCGAGCGCGTCGTCGTCTCCCAGTTGGTGCGTTCCCCGGGCGTCTACTTCGAGCGCAACGCCGACAAGACGTCCGACAAGGATATCTACAGCTGCAAGGTGATTCCCTCGCGTGGCGCCTGGCTCGAGTTCGAGATCGACAAGCGTGACACGGTGGGCGTGCGTCTGGATCGCAAGCGCAAGCAAAACGTCACCATCTTCCTCAAGGCGCTGGGCTGGACCCCTGAGCGCATCCTTGAGGAGTTCGGTGAGTACGAGTCGATCCGTCAGACCCTGGAGAAGGACCACGGTGTCGACTCCCAGGACCAGGCGCTGCTCGACATCTACAAGAAGCTGCGTCCCGGCGAGCCGCCGTCGCGTGATGCTGCCCAGCAGCTGCTGGAGAACTACTACTTCAACTCCAAGCGTTACGACCTGGCCAAGGTGGGCCGCTACAAGGTCAACAAGAAGCTCGGCCTCTCCCTGCCGTTCGACCAGCAGGTGCTCACCATCGACGACATCGTCGCCGCCATCCACTACATCTGCGCCCTGCACGAGGGCACCGAGACCCTGCCGCGCGAGGACCATGACGACATCGTCGTCGAGGCCGATGACATCGACCACTTCGGCAACCGTCGTCTGCGTACCGTCGGTGAGCTCATCCAGAACCAGTTGCGTACCGGTCTGGGACGGATGGAGCGCGTCGTGCGAGACCGCATGACCACCCAGGACATCGAGGCGATCACCCCGCAGACCCTCATCAACATCCGCCCGGTGACGGCTGCGATCAAGGAGTTCTTCGGCACCTCCCAGCTCTCGCAGTTCATGGACCAGAACAACCCGTTGGCCGAGATGACGCACCGTCGTCGTCTGTCGGCCCTGGGGCCCGGCGGTCTGTCCCGTGACCGCGCCGGCATGGAGGTGCGAGACGTCCACCCCTCGCACTACGGGCGCATGTGCCCGATCGAGACCCCTGAGGGCCCGAACATCGGCCTCATCGGTTCGCTGGCCTCCTTCGCCCGCGTCAATGCGTTCGGGTTCATCGAGACCCCGTACCGCCGCGTCATCGACGGAAAGGTGACCGACGTCGTCGACTACCTCACCGCCGATGAGGAGGACCGCTACATCATCGCTCAGGCCAACGCCTCGCTCACCGATGAGGGACACTTCGCCAATGACCGCGTCCTGGTGCGCAAGCGTCATGGTGAGGCCGACGAGGTGCCCAACGACGAGGTCGACTACATGGACGTCTCCCCGCGTCAGATGGTGTCGGTCGGTTCGGCCCTCATCCCGTTCCTCGAGCACGACGACGCCTCCCGTGCCCTCATGGGTGCCAACATGCAGCGTCAGGCAGTGCCGCTCATCCGTACCCAGGCTCCGCTGGTGGGTACCGGCATGGAGTACGACTGCGCGGTCGACGGCGGCGAGGTCACCTTGGCCGAGAAGCCCGGATCCGTGCTGTCGGTCTCTGCCGACCTCATCGACATCGCCTGTGACGACGGCACCTACCAGACCTACCGCCTGGACAAGTTCCGCCGCTCCAATGCCGGAACCTGCGTCAACCAGCGCCCGATCGTCAAGGCGGGGCAGCGCGTCGAGGTTGGCACCCCACTGGCCGACGGCCCGTCCACCGACAATGGCGAGTTGGCCCTGGGGCGCAACGTCCTGGCAGCCTTCATGCCGTGGCACGGCCTCAACTACGAGGACGCCATCATCATCTCCCAGCGGATCGTCTCCGACGACGTCCTCACCTCGATCCACATCGAGGAGCACGAGGTCGATGCCCGCGACACCAAGCTGGGTGCCGAGGAGATCACTCGCGACATTCCCAACGTCTCCGAGGACATGCTCGCCAATCTCGACGAGAACGGCATCGTGCGCATCGGTGCCCACGTCGGCACCGGCGACATCCTCGTCGGCAAGGTGACCCCCAAGGGCGAGACCGAACTCACCCCCGAGGAGCGTCTGCTGCGGGCCATCTTCGGTGAGAAGGCCCGTGAGGTGCGCGACACTTCCCTCAAGGTGCCGCACGGCGAGGAGGGCGTCGTCATCGGAGTACGCATCTTCGATGCCGAGAACGGTGATGACGAACTCGCCCCCGGCGTCAACCAGATGGTGCGCGTGTACGTCGCCCAGAAGCGCAAGGTGACGATCGGTGACAAGCTCGCCGGACGCCACGGCAACAAGGGTGTCATCTCCAAGGTGCTGCCCGTGGAGGACATGCCCTTCCTGGCCGACGGCACCCCGGTCGACATCATCCTCAACCCGTTGGGTGTGCCCTCGCGCATGAACGTCGGGCAGGTGCTCGAGATGCACCTGGGGTGGATCGCCCACTCCGGGTGGGACATCACCCAGACGGAAGGCGACTGGGCCGAACGGCTGCGTGAGGTCGGACTGGTGGACGTTCCCGCGGACTCCCGTCTGGCCACCCCGGTCTTCGACGGTGCCACCGAGGAGGAGATCCAGGGTCTGCTGGACAACGGACGCCCCAACCGGGACGGCGAGAAGCTCATCAGCTCCGAGGGCAAGACCCAGCTGTTCGACGGACGTACCGGCGAGCCGTTCCCCCAGGAGGTCGGCGTCGGCTACATGTACATGCTCAAGCTGCACCACCTCGTCGACGACAAGATTCACGCCCGTTCCACCGGTCCGTACTCCATGATCACCCAGCAGCCGTTGGGTGGTAAGGCCCAGTTCGGTGGTCAGCGCTTCGGTGAGATGGAGGTGTGGGCCATGGAGGCATACGGTGCCGCCTGGGCCCTGCAGGAACTGCTCACCATCAAGTCCGACGACGTGCCCGGACGTGTCAAGGTCTACGAGGCGATCGTCAAGGGCGAGAACATCCCCGAGCCGGGCATTCCCGAGTCGTTCAAGGTGCTCGTCAAGGAGATGAAGTCCCTGTGCCTGAACGTCGAGGTGCTCAACTCCGAGGGCCAGGAGATCGATCTTCGTGAGCCCGACGAGGACACCCGGTCGAACCTGGGAATCGATCTGTCACGTCGTCCGGGTGCCGACAACGCGCTGGCGGACTGA
- the rplK gene encoding 50S ribosomal protein L11, protein MAPKKKVASLVKIVLNAGQATPAPPVGTALGPTGVNIMEFCKAYNAQTEGQRGNVVPVEITIYEDRSFTFILKTPPAAELIKKAAGIKKGTENPLTHKVGKISRDQVREIANTKMPDLNANSVETAMKIVEGTARSMGVTVEG, encoded by the coding sequence ATGGCTCCCAAGAAGAAGGTGGCGTCTCTCGTCAAGATCGTCCTCAACGCTGGACAGGCAACTCCTGCTCCGCCAGTTGGTACGGCCCTGGGCCCCACCGGCGTCAACATCATGGAGTTTTGCAAGGCGTACAACGCGCAGACCGAGGGTCAGCGCGGCAACGTCGTCCCCGTTGAGATCACCATCTACGAGGACCGCTCGTTCACGTTCATCCTCAAGACCCCGCCGGCTGCCGAGCTCATCAAGAAGGCTGCCGGGATCAAGAAGGGGACCGAGAACCCGCTGACCCACAAGGTGGGCAAGATCAGCCGCGACCAGGTTCGCGAGATCGCCAACACCAAGATGCCCGACCTCAACGCCAACAGCGTCGAGACCGCGATGAAGATCGTTGAGGGCACCGCTCGCTCGATGGGTGTGACGGTCGAGGGCTGA
- the rplL gene encoding 50S ribosomal protein L7/L12, with protein sequence MAKLSNEELLDAFKEMTLIELSEFVKQFEETFDVSAAAPVAVAAAAGAPAAGGEAGAAEEEKDEFDVILEAAGDKKIQVIKEVRSLTSLGLKDAKDLVESAPKPVLEKAKKDDAEKAKEALEAAGATVTLK encoded by the coding sequence ATGGCAAAGCTCAGCAACGAAGAGCTCCTTGACGCCTTCAAGGAGATGACCCTCATCGAGCTCTCCGAGTTCGTCAAGCAGTTCGAGGAGACCTTCGACGTCTCCGCCGCCGCTCCGGTGGCTGTCGCCGCTGCTGCCGGTGCCCCGGCTGCCGGTGGCGAGGCCGGTGCCGCCGAGGAGGAGAAGGACGAGTTCGACGTCATTCTCGAGGCCGCCGGCGACAAGAAGATCCAGGTCATCAAGGAGGTTCGCTCCCTGACCAGCCTCGGCCTTAAGGACGCCAAGGACCTCGTCGAGTCCGCTCCCAAGCCGGTTCTCGAGAAGGCCAAGAAGGACGACGCCGAGAAGGCCAAGGAGGCCCTCGAGGCCGCCGGCGCCACCGTCACCCTCAAGTGA
- a CDS encoding ribbon-helix-helix domain-containing protein — MTTQISVRLPDEMVSFLDRCVSEGRVASRAEIIAGAVEREMRREAAMRDAAILAEVGSADDLDDLVAWSVEHPEMGS, encoded by the coding sequence ATGACGACACAGATCTCGGTTCGGCTTCCTGATGAGATGGTCTCCTTCCTTGATCGCTGTGTGTCCGAGGGGCGCGTTGCCAGCCGTGCTGAGATCATCGCTGGAGCGGTGGAGCGTGAGATGCGTCGTGAAGCGGCGATGCGTGATGCAGCCATCCTCGCCGAGGTCGGATCTGCAGATGATTTGGATGATCTTGTGGCATGGTCGGTGGAGCACCCGGAGATGGGGTCATGA
- the rplJ gene encoding 50S ribosomal protein L10 has product MARPDKAAAVAELKEKFTSAQATVLTEYRGLSVGELKDLRRSLGNETTYAVVKNTLTRIAVHEAGIDGLDEQLVGPTALAFINGDVADAAKGLKNFAKENPLLVIKGGVMDGKILDADAVKKLADLESREVLLAKLAGGLKANLTKAAVVFDALPSKAARGLGALQEKAQADPSVIGGAGEASNQETDTNTPEASDAQDNTNE; this is encoded by the coding sequence ATGGCTAGGCCAGACAAGGCAGCTGCGGTCGCCGAGCTGAAGGAGAAGTTCACTTCAGCACAGGCGACGGTGCTGACCGAGTACCGCGGTCTCTCGGTCGGTGAGCTGAAGGACCTTCGTCGCTCGCTCGGCAATGAGACCACCTATGCCGTTGTGAAGAACACCCTGACCCGTATCGCCGTGCACGAGGCTGGTATCGACGGACTCGACGAGCAACTCGTCGGCCCGACCGCCCTGGCCTTCATCAACGGCGATGTGGCTGATGCCGCCAAGGGTCTGAAGAACTTCGCAAAGGAAAACCCTCTCCTGGTGATCAAGGGTGGCGTCATGGATGGAAAGATCCTCGACGCCGACGCCGTCAAGAAGCTTGCCGATCTTGAGTCTCGCGAGGTTCTGCTCGCCAAGCTCGCCGGCGGCTTGAAGGCCAACCTGACGAAGGCCGCCGTGGTCTTCGACGCCCTGCCCTCCAAGGCCGCTCGTGGCCTGGGAGCCCTGCAGGAGAAGGCTCAGGCTGATCCCTCCGTGATTGGTGGAGCCGGAGAGGCTTCCAACCAGGAGACCGACACCAATACCCCTGAGGCGTCCGACGCCCAGGACAACACCAACGAGTGA